GATGTCGGCGCTGCGCCCGACGATCACCGGGTTGCGCCCGCCCAGCTCCAGGGTGACGGGCACCAGCTGTTCGGCCGCCGCACGGGCGACATGGCGCGCGGTGGCCAGGGAGCCGGTGAACAGCAGGTGATCGAAGCGCAGCCGGCTGAAGGCGGCCCCCGTGGCCACATCGCCTTGCACCACGCAGACCTCTTCGGGCGCGAAGCTGCCCGCGAACATGCGCTCCAGCAGCACGGATGCGCGCGGGGTCAGCTCGGGCACCTTGAGCATCAGGCGGTTGCCCGCTGCCAGCGCGCCGGCAGCGGCCAGCACGCCCATCAGCACCGGCCCGTTCCAGGGCACGATGGCACCGATGACCCCCAGCGGCTGGCAGCGCACTTCGGCGCGCGCGCCTTCCCGCTCCATCGGCTCGGGCAGTGCGATGGGCGTGGGTGCCATCCAGCGGCTCAGGTTGTCGCGGTTGTAGCGGATCGCCGCCACGGCGCCGAGCACGTCGCCGGTGCGGGTGGCATGCGGCGAGCGGTTGCCGAAGTCAAGGGACAGCGCGGCCACGATCTCCTCGGCATGCGCCAGCACCATGGCCGCCATCCGGTCCAGCCGCTCGATGCGGGTATGCGCATCGGGAAAACCATCGGCGGCGAAAGCGCGGCGCTGGCGCGCCAGCGCCTGTTGCAGTGCTTCAGCGTCCATAGCGATCCTGCACATCGGCGTTGATCCAGCTGGCGCGGGCCGCCGCGAAGGGGTGCGGCTCGCGATGGCTGGCTTCGGGGTCGGTGATCACCTGCACCAGCGCCGTCTTGCCGCTGGCGAAGGCGCGCCGGATCGCGGGCTGCAGGTCTTCCACCCGCTCCACGTACTCGCCATGCCCGCCCATGGCTTCCATCATCCTGTCGTAGCGCACCGGCGCGAAGCGCACCTCGATCGGGTGTCCGATGTGCTGCATGTGCGCTGCCATCTCGGCGCCAAGCGCGTGGTCATCGTTCACGAGCACCACGATCGGCAACTGGTGCCGCACGGCCGTCTCCAGCTCCATGAAGTGAAAGCCCAGGGCGCCGTCCCCGGTGATCAGGCAGACCGGGCGATCGCGCCCCTGGGCCAGCTGCACGCCGACGGCCTGCGGCAGCCCGCAGCCCAGGTGGGAGTAGTGGGCGCCGTAGACGAAATCGGCACCGCGCTTTTCGAAGAACGCATGCTGGTAGAAGATGGTCAGGCCGCCGTCGAGCACGATCGAGGCCTCGTCGGGAACGGCATGCCGGGCCTCCAGCATCATGCGCGAAGGGTGCAGCGCGCCGCGGTCGGGAATCGCCGCCAGCGCCGCCTCGTGCTCATCGGCCTGCTGCTGTTTCCAGCCGGGCAGCCGAGGATGGCTGGGGCGCGGCTCGCCCAGCGCGGCATGCAGCTGCGCGAGGGTGAGCGGCAGGTCGCCGACCACGGCCACATCCACCGGCCGGTTCACACCGATGGCTGCGAGATCCGGCTCCAGCACGATCACCTTGCGCCGGGCCTCGTTCTGCGCGAACGCCATGAGCCGGCCATAGTTGGTGTTCTCGGGCAAACAGGTGCCCACCGCCAGCAGCAGGTCCGACTCGGCGATGACCTCCTGCGCAGCCTGCCCCTGGAACAGCAGCGCCTGCGGATGGCCAGCGTGAATCAGGCCGCTGCCGGCGAAGGTCGTCACGACCGGGCAGCCGAGCTTCTCCGCCAGTGCGATCAGGGCCGCCTGGCAGCGATGGTGTTGCACCGCCTCGCCCGCCAGCAGCAGCGGCAGCGAGGCCCCCTTGAGCAGCGCGGCGGCGGCCAGCACCGAGGATTCCGAGGCCGCCTGCGGCCCGGCACGGTAGCTGCCGGGCGGCTGCAGCGGGGGGTAGTCCCACTCCTGCACATGCATCATGCTGTCGTACTCGATGTACACCGGCCCCGGCGTGCCGGCGAGCGCCTGGCGGAAGGCCTGCCGCACCGCGTCGTCGATCTCGGCCGGGTGCCGCACGACGGTGGCGAACTTGCAGATCTGCGCGAACAGCGGCTCCATGGGCGCGGACAGCCATTGCCCCCGGCGCACCGCATGGGCCGCTCCCTGGTGACGCCGCGCGCCGAAGATCAGCACCGGCACATGCTCTTGCGACGCGGCGACCGCGGCCGGCAGCAGGTTCGCCACGCCGGGCCCCATGGCGCCGAATGCCGCCTGCGGCCGGCCCGTGACCGCGTAGTAGCCCATGGCGCTGAACACGGCCGCCGCCTCGTGGCGCGGACCGACGACCTGCAGGCCGGCACGCTCGGCGTGCAGCAGGACGTCGCGCGTGGTGATGTCGCCTTGCGAGAACACGGCTTGCACGCCCTCCTGACGCAGCAGTTCAACGATGCGGCGCCCCATGCTCATGGTGGTCTTGCTCATGCGATTCGGGCCTCCACCCCGGTGCGCGGCCGGGCCTCGGCGGCCGCCCCGCCGAGGAATGCCAGCAGCGCGTGGTTGAATTCCTGCGGCTTCTCGATGTTCACCAGATGGCCGGCACCGCCGATGACGGCGAGCTGCGCCTGCGGGATGGAAGCCGCCAGATCGCGCATCTGCGCCAGCGGCGCGACCGTGTCTTCATCCGAGCCGATCACCAGCACGGGCACGGCCACCGTCGCGGGGTCCAGAAAAGGCGCGATGCGCATGCGGGCCTCCATGATCTTGAGATAGGAGTCCGGGCGCAGCTTGCCCAGGCTCGCCATCACCTGCTCCCGGGCCTCGGCCGTCGCCTGCCGGCCGATCAGCGTGGGCGCCAGGGACTGCGCCAGCGCCTGCGGGCCGCCGCTGTTGAGCGGCCCCAGGCGCGCGCTGATGAAGCCTTCGCGCCGGGCTCCCTGCAGAACAGGCTCCGCGCCCGAGCGGCAGGCGGTCAGGCACAGGCTGGCCACGCGCTGCGGCGCCCGGGCATACAGCGCCTGCGCCACCAGTCCGCCCATCGACAGCCCGACGACGTGGGCGCGCCCGATCTCCAGCGCATCGAGCACGCGCAGCGCGTCCTCCACGAAATCGGCGAACTCGAAGGGCTCTTCGATCGCGGCGCTGTCGCCATAACCCCGGAAGTCCAGGCTGATGGCGCGAAAGCGCGCCCCGAAGTGCGCCAGCTGGCCGGCCCAGTTCTGCCGGTTGCCGCCGATGCCGTGCAGGAAGAGGATCGGCTCACCCTCGCCCGCCACATCGAAGGCGATGGCCGGAGGCTGGCCAGTGTGTCGAAAATCATGGATCGCTGTGCTCATGAGGACGGCAGTATGCTCACACCAAGGCATATCCGCTAGTAGCCTGAAAGGCATGACCTCAAAACCCTCAGTTATGACAGCCACCCTGAATCACCTGCTGCTGGATCACTTTCTGGCCGCCTACGAAGCGCGCAGCCTCGGCAAGGCCGCCGCCCTGCTGGGCCTGTCGCAGCCGGCGCTGAGCAAGAGCGTGCGCAAGCTCGAGGCGGAGCTGGGCCTGCCGCTGTTCGAGCGCACCACCAGCGGCCTCGTGCCGACGCTGTACGCCGAGACGCTCTCGCGGCGCGGCCAGGCCATCCGCGCCGACCTGCATAGCTGCATCGCCGAGCTGCAGAAGCTCAAGCATGGCGAGATCGGGGAGGTGCGCATGGGCGTTGCGCCCGCGCTGTCGCCGCGCTTCCTGCCGCTGGCCATCGCCGCGACCCACGCCCGCCATCCGTCCCTGACCTTTGCCGTGCGCGAGGGCCTGTACGACAGCCTGGCGCAGGACGTGGTGGATGGCGAACTCGATTTCGCGCTGACCAACCTCCCCTTCGATCGCCTCGCGGCGGGCCTGGAAGCGCGCGAACTGTTCCGCGACCGCTTCGTCGTCTGCTGCGGTGCGGCGCATCCCCTGGCCCGCAAGGGCAACGTGCAGGCCGCCGACCTGCTGGCCTATCCCTGGATCACACCGCCTCGCGACGGCATGGTCTGGCATCGGCTGGTGGACCTGTTCGCGGCGGCCAAGGCGCTGCCGCCGCGCGCGGCCATCGAAACCACTTCCGCGGCCCTGATCATGTCGCTGCTGGGCGAAGGGCGCTTCCTGACGTTCGTGCCGCGCCAGCTCGTGCTGGCGGAGCAGTTGCGCGGCGAGGTCATCGAGCTGACGTCCGCCGGCATGGTACTGGAGCGCGCCATTGCGGTCGTGTCGCGCACGGGCCGGGAGTACCCGATGGCGGCCAGGCTGGCCCTGGAGGCCTGCGAGGCCGTGGCCCTGCAGATGCAGCAGGCGCCCAAGCCCTAGCCTGGACGAAAAAGCCGCGCCGCCTTCATAAGGCGGGCGCGGCTCATCGAGGCGCCGTTGTCGGCCGGCCGCTGAGCGGCCGGCGATTCACTTGCGCGCCGGCGGCACGTCGGTGCAGGTGCCGTGCGCCACCTCGGCCGCCATGCCGATGCTCTCGCCCAGCGTGGGGTGCGGGTGGATGGTCTTGCCGATGTCCACTTCGTCGGCGCCCATCTCGATCGCCAGCGCGACCTCGCCGATCATGTCGCCCGCATGCGTGCCGACGATGCCGCCGCCCACGATGCGGTGGGTTTCGGCGTCGAACAGCAGCTTGGTGAAGCCTTCGTCGCGGCCATTCGCGATGGCGCGGCCCGAGGCGTTCCAGGGGAACAGGCCCTTCTTGACCTGCACGCCCTGCGCCTTGGCCTGCTCTTCGGTCAGGCCGACCCAGGCCACTTCGGGGTCGGTGTAGGCCACGCTCGGGATCACGCGGGCGTTGAAGGCGGCGCTGGCCAGCTCCTGGTTGCCCTGCAGCTCGCCGGCCGCCACCTCGGCCGCCACATGCGCCTCGTGCACCGCCTTGTGCGCGAGCATGGGCTGGCCCACGATGTCGCCGATGGCGAAGATGTGCGGCACGTTGGTGCGCATCTGGATGTCCACCGGGACGAAGCCGCGGTCGCTCACCGTCACGCCGGCCTTGTCGGCGCCGATCTTCTTGCCGTTGGGGCTGCGGCCCACGGCCTGCAGCACCAGGTCATACAGTTGCGGCTCCTTGGGCGCCTGCTCTCCCTCGAACCGGACCAGGATGCCGTCCTTCGTGGCTTCGGCCCCCACGGTTTTGGTCTTGAGCATGATGTTGTCGAAGCGCGGTGCGTTCATCTTCTGCCAGACCTTGACCAGGTCGCGGTCCGCGCCCTGCATCAGGCCGTCGAGCATCTCCACCACGTCCAGGCGCGCGCCCAGCGTAGAGTAGACCGTGCCCATTTCGAGGCCGATGATGCCGCCGCCCAGGATCAGCATGCGCTTGGGGCTGGATGCCAGGTCCAGCGCGCCGGTGCTGTCCACCACGCGCGGGTCCTTGGGCATGAAGGGCAGCTGCACGGCCTGCGAGCCGGCGGCGATGATGGCCTTGCGGAACTTGACGACCTGGGCCTTGCCGGTCTGCTCCTGGCCCGCGCCGCTGGTTTCCCGCACCTGCAGGTGGAACGGGTCGAGGAACTCGCCGTGGCCGCGCACCACGGTGACCTTGCGCATCTTGGCCATGGCCGTGAGGCCGCCGGTGAGCTTGCCCACCACCTTGGCCTTGTGCGCGCGCAGCTTCTCCAGGTTGACCACCGGCTTGCCGAAGCTCACGCCCAGCGCCTCGAAATGGCTGACCTCGTCCATCACCGCGGCCACGTGCAGCAGCGCCTTGGACGGAATGCAGCCCACGTTCAGGCAGACGCCGCCAAGCGTGGCGTAGCGCTCCACCAGCACCACCTTGAGGCCAAGGTCAGCCGCGCGGAACGCTGCCGAATAGCCGCCGGGGCCGCCGCCGAGCACCAGCACGTCGCATTCCTGGTCGGCGCCGCCCGTGTGGCTGGACGCTACAGAAGTGATAGCACCCGATGACGGAGCCACCTGGACCTCCGCCTGTTTTGGCTGTGAAACCGGGGCGGAGGCCGGCGCCGCGGCCGCTGCGGCGCCCTGCGCCTCCAGCACCAGCAGCACCGAGCCTTCGGCCACCTTGTCACCGAGCTTGACGCGCAGCTCCTTCACCACGCCGCCGTGCGACGACGGGATCTCCATCGAGGCCTTGTCGGACTCCACCGTCACGAGCGACTGCTCGGGCCGGATGCTGTCGCCGGGCTTGACCAGCAGCTCGATGACGGTCACTTCGGAAAAATCGCCGATGTCCGGCACCTTGATTTCAATCAGGCTCATTTGGAACCTTTCAGTTTGATCGTGAATACATCGAAGGGACCGGCCGAGTTCTTGTCGAACTCGCAGCCGGCGCGCAGGCCGGCTTCGGCCACCTCGCGGGCGGTCTTGGCCTTGCCCCAGACCGCGTGCATGGCCCCGAGCGCAAAGCTGCGCCCCGAGCCGATGCCCCAGAACTCCTTGAACTCGAACACCTCGCGGTAGCTGTACAGGCCGTAGATGCCGGTGCCGTTGGCAATCACGACGCTGAACTGGCTCGACTCATAGGGATCGTTGTCCTCTTCCTTGGTCTGCAGGAAGAAGGTTTCCTTGAGCAGCGGGTGCAGCCGCGTGAAGGTGTCGAACACCTCGTCCTTGCTGCCGAGCTTGAGCTGCTCCCGGGGCAGCGCCGTCATGGCCTTGCGCAGCACCGGGAAGTGCGCCACCGTGCCGGCCATGCCGACGTAGCTCATGCCGGCGGGCGCGTCCACCTTGAAGATCTTGCCGTTGTCCTCGAAGCGGTGCGCCAGCCGGGTGTCGCCGAAGGTCACGAGCGTGTCGGCGGCGATCGCCACCTGCCCGGCCTTCTTCACCACCACGACCGTCGTCATGCGCGTACTCCAAAGGCAAGCGCAGCGAAGCCATTGCCAGTAGCACCGCGGAACCGGCTCTGCCGGGCCGCTGGTGTTGCCCCCTGCAAGGGGGGAGGCGCAGCGAAGCGCAGCCTGGGGGTGTTCAAAGCAGTACCCTGCGGAAGTCGGCGAGGACCTGGCCCAGGTAGGCGTTGAAGCGCGCGGCCGCGGCGCCGTCGATCACGCGGTGGTCGTACGACAGCGACAGCGGCAGCGCCAGGCGCGGCACGAACTGCTTGCCGTCCCACACCGGCTTCATCTGGCCCTTGGACAGGCCCAGGATCGCGACTTCGGGCGCGTTGATGATGGGCGTGAAGTGCGTGCCGCCGATGCCGCCAAGCGAGCTGATCGAGAAGCAGCCGCCGGTCATGTCGGCCGGCCCGAGCTTGCCGTCGCGCGCCTTCTTCGCGAGCTCGCCCATCTCCTGGCTGATTTGCAGGATGCCCTTCTTGTCGGCATCTCGCAGCACCGGCACCATCAGGCCGTTGGGCGTGTCGGCCGCGAAGCCGATGTGGAAGTACTGCTTGTAGACCAGCGCGTCGCCGTCCAGGCTGGCATTGAACTCGGGGAACTTCTTCAGCGCCGAGACCACCGCCTTGATCACGAAGGCCAGCATCGTGACCTTGATGCCCGACTTCTCGTTCTCCTTGTTGGTGGCCACGCGGAAGGCTTCGAGCTCGGTGATGTCGGCTTCGTCGTTGTTGGTGACGTGCGGGATCATCACCCAGTTGCGGTGCAGGTTGGCGCCGCTGATCTTCTTGATGCGCGACAGGTCCTTGCGCTCGATGGCGCCGAACTTGGCGAAATCCACCTTGGGCCAGGGCAGCAGGTCCAGCCCCGCGCCGCCGCCCGCCGCGGGAGCCTTGGCGGCCGCGGCCTGGGTGCGCGCCGCGCCGGCCATCACCGCCTTGGTGAAGTTCTGCACGTCCTGCTGCGTGATGCGGCCCTTGGGGCCGCTGCTCTTGACTTCCTGCAGCGGCACGCCCAGCTCGCGCGCGAACTTGCGCACCGAGGGCGAGGCATGCGGCAGGTGGCCCTGCGGCGCCGTCGGGTCGTGCGCGGGCTGCGGCGCGGCAGCGGCGGCCACCGCCGGCGCTGCGGCTGCTGCAGTTGCGGCCGATGCCGGAGCCGCGGCGGCAGGCGCCGGGGCCGGGGCCGGCGCCGCCGCAGCGGCGGCCGTGCCTTCAAGCACGGCCACGAGATCACCGATGTTGACCTTGTCGCCGATCTTGACCTTGAGCTCCTTGAGCACGCCGGCGGCCGACGAAGGGATTTCCATCGAGGCCTTGTCCGACTCCACCGTGATCAGCGACTGCTCGGCCTTGATGGCGTCGCCGGGCTTGACCAGCAGCTCGATCACCGCCACGTCCTTGAAGTCGCCGATGTCGGGCACACGCACCTCCACCGGGCCGCTCGGCGCAGCCGCAGGTGCTCCTGAATTCGTAGCAGCCGATGACCGCTGCACCTGGACCTCCGCCGGTTTTGACTCTGAAACCGGGGCGGCGGCCGCGGGGGCGGCGCCGGCGGCCTCCAGCAGCAGCACGACCGAGCCCTCCTTGACCTTGTCGCCGAGCTGGACCCGCAGCTCCTTGACCACGCCGGCCGTGCTCGACGGAATCTCCATCGACGCCTTGTCGGACTCCACCGTGATCAGCGACTGCTCCGCCTTGACCGTGTCGCCGGGCTTGACCAGCAGCTCGATGACCGAGACCTCGTCGAAGTCCCCGATGTCCGGTACCTTGATTTCTACCAATGCCATGTCTGTCTCCGCAGGGGGTTAGGCGTACAACGGGTTGCGTTTTTCGGTGTTGATGCCGTATTTCTGGATCGCCTCGGCCACCTTGGCCACCGGCACGGTGCCTTCCTCGCTGAGCGCCTTGAGGGCCGCCACCACGATGTAGTGGCGGTTGACCTCGAAGTGCTCGCGCAGCTTGCTGCGGAAATCGCTGCGCCCGAAGCCGTCGGTGCCCAGCACCTTGTAGGTGCGGCCCTTGGGGATGAAGGGGCGGATCTGCTCGGCGTAGGCCCTCATGTAGTCGGTGGACGCCACCACCGGGCCGGCATGCTTCTCGAGCTGCTGGCTCACGAACGGCACGCGTGCCTTCTCGGTCGGGTGCAGCAGGCTCCAGCGCTCGGCGTCCTGGCCGTCGCGCGTGAGCTCGTTGAAGCTCGGGCAGCTCCAGACGTTGGCGGCCACGCCCCAGTCCTTCTCGAGCAGTTCCTGCGCGAACAGGCTCTCGCGCAGGATGGTGCCCGAGCCCAGCAGCTGCACGCGCGGGGTGAGCTTGGCGCCTTCCTTGCACAGGTACATGCCCTTGATGATCTGCTCCTCGGTGCCGGGCGTGAGGCCGGGCATGGCGTAGTTCTCGTTGAGCAGCGTGAGGTAGTAGTAGACGTTGTCCTGCTTCTCGACCATGCGCTTCAGGCCATGGTGCAGGATCACCGCAACTTCGTGCGCGAAGGTCGGGTCGTAGCTCACGCAGTTGGGGATGGTGTTGGCCAGGATGTGGCTGTGGCCGTCCTCATGCTGCAGGCCTTCGCCGTTGAGCGTGGTGCGCCCGGAGGTGCCGCCCAGCAGGAAGCCGCGCGCCTGCATGTCGCCGGCCGCCCAGGCCAGGTCGCCGATGCGCTGGAAGCCGAACATCGAGTAGTACACGTAGAACGGCACCATGATGCGGTTGCTGGTGCTGTAGCTGGTGGCCGCCGCGATCCAGCTGCTCATGCCGCCGGCTTCGTTGATGCCTTCCTGCAGGATCTGGCCGGCCTTGTCTTCCTTGTAGTACATGACCTGATCCTTGTCGACCGGCGTGTACTGCTGCCCCGCGGGGTTGTAGATGCCGATCTGGCGGAACAGGCCTTCCATGCCGAAGGTGCGCGCCTCGTCCACCAGGATGGGCACCACGCGCGGGCCCAGCGCCTGGTCGCGCAGCAGCTGCGTGAGGAAGCGCACATAGGCCTGCGTGGTGGAGATCTCGCGGCCCTCGGGCGTGGGCTCGAGCACGGCCTTGAAGGTTTCGAGCGAGGGCACGGTGAAGCTCTCGTCGGCCTTGGTGCGGCGGTGCGGCAGGTAGCCGCCCAGGGCCTTGCGGCGCTCGTGCAGGTACTTCATCTCAGGCGTGTCGTCGGCCGGCTTGTAGAACGGCAGGTCGGCGATCTGGCTGTCGGGAATCGGGATGTTGAAGCGGTCGCGGAAGGCCTTGATGTCCTCGTCGCCGAGCTTCTTGGTCTGGTGGACGGTGTTCTTGCCCTCGCCGATCTTGCCCATGCCGAAGCCCTTGACGGTCTTGATCAGCAGCACCGTGGGCTGGCCTTCGTGCTTGACGGCCGCATGGAAGGCGGCATACACCTTCTGCGAGTCGTGGCCGCCGCGGCGCAGGTTCCAGATCTCGTCGTCGCTCATCTTGGCAACCATCTCCAGCGTGCGCGGGTCGCGGCCGAAGAAATGCTTGCGCACGTAGGCGCCGTCGTTGGCCTTGAACGACTGGTAGTCGCCGTCGTTGCACTCCATCATGATCTTGCGCAGCGCGCCGTCCTTGTCGCGCGCCAGCAGATCGTCCCAGCCCTTGCCCCAGATCAGCTTGAGCACGTTCCAGCCCGAGCCGCGGAATTCGCTCTCCAGCTCCTGGATGATCTTGCCGTTGCCGCGCACCGGGCCGTCCAGGCGCTGCAGGTTGCAGTTGATGACGAAGATCAGGTTGTCGAGCTTCTCGCGCGCGGCCAGGCCGATGGCGCCCAGCGATTCCACTTCGTCCATCTCGCCGTCGCCGCAGAACACCCAGACCTTGCGGTTCTCGGTGTTGGCGATGCCGCGCGCGTGCAGGTACTTGAGGAAGCGCGCCTGGTAGATCGCCATCAGCGGGCCCAGGCCCATCGAGACGGTGGGGAACTGCCAGAACTCGGGCATCAGCTTGGGGTGCGGGTAGCTGGACAGGCCCTTGCCGTCCACTTCCTGGCGGAAGTTGAGCAGTTGCTCCTCGGTCAGGCGGCCTTCGAGGTAGGCGCGCGCATAGACGCCGGGCGACACGTGGCCCTGGATGTAGAGGCAGTCGCCGCCGTGGTTCTCGCTCTCGGCATGCCAGAAATGGTTGAAGCCGGCGCCGAACAGGTTGGCCAGCGAGGCGAAGGAGCCGATGTGGCCGCCCAGGTCGCCGCCTTCGGGCGGGTGGTGGCGGTTCGCCTTGACCACCATGGCCATGGCGTTCCAGCGCATGTAGGCGCGCAGGCGCCCTTCGAATTCGAGGTTGCCGGGCGAGCGCTCTTCCTGGGCCGCCTCGATGGTGTTGACATAGCCCGTGTTGGCCGAGAACGGCATGTCGATGCTGCTCTGGCGGGCATGCTCGAGCAGTTGCTCCAGCAGAAAGTGGGCGCGTTCGGGGCCTTCGCTTTCGATCACGGCGGACAGGGCGTCCATCCACTCGCGGGTTTCCTGGCTGTCCGCGTCATTGGCGGCAGAGCCGAACAGGTTGTCGGGTACGGCTGACATGCTTGTCTCCTGATAATTTCACGTAATTTAGTACGGCACATCTAAGTTTCTCACAATTTCTTGAAATTTCAAATAGTGCCTATCAATTTCACATTGTGATTTACGAAAACCCTGCCGGCAGGCCCTGATTGCCCAGCCCGGAAGGTGCGTCCCCTACACTCGGAGCATGCCCTCCCCTGCTCCCGTTCCCGAGCCGGACACCCTGGTGATCCGGCCTCTTGCCTGGTGGCGCCGCTGGTGGCGCCGCCAGCCGCCGACGCGCCAGGACCGCGTCGCCATGCTGGCTCCGCTGTCGGCCGTGCTGCTGTTCCTGGCCGCCATCATTGCCGCCTTCTGGTACCTGCGGCTGGAGGAAGTGGACCGCGAGCAGGAGGCGGTCAAGCGCGATGTCGAGTACGCCCAGCAGCGCGTGCGCCTGCGCCTGCTCGAGCGCCAGGAGCAGCTCATGCGCATCGCGCGCGACATCTCCAACCGGGAGATCGACCCCGAGGACTTCATGGGCCGCGCCGAGTCGCTGGTGAGCCAGTACCCCGAGCTGCAGGAAGTCACCTGGATCGACGACCGCCGCCGCATCACGGCCAGCTACTCGGCGCCGAGCGTCAGCTCCAGCCAGCAGCGCGTGGCCGGCGACGTGCTGCGCATGGGCGACACCGAGGTCATCTACAGCCTCGCGCGCGACATGCAGCAGCCCGTGTTCTCGCAGCCCGCCGCCAACCCGGACCAGCCGGCCCTGCTGCAGCTGCACATTCCCTTGAGCGACCAGGGCCGCTTTGCCGGCGTCGTCCTCGGCGAGTATTCGATCGACGGCCTGCTGCGCTACGGCGTGCCCACCGAGGTGTCGTCCAAATACGCCGTCGCCCTGCTCGACGGCAAGGGCCGCCTGCTGGCCGGCAACACGGTGCCGGCGACCCGCAACCCCGCCACCAGCCTGCTGCCCTGGGGCACGCAGGCCAACGAGTACGAGGTGCCGGTCTCGCCCGTGGGCAACGGCCTGATCATCCGGGCGCAGGCCTACCGCACCTCGCTGGGCCTGATCGGCAACGGCCTGTTCTGGCTGGTCGGCGCGCTGAGCGTGCTCACCGCCTGGATGCTGATCGGCACCTGGCGCCACACGCGCAAGCGGCTGCAGGCGCAGCAGGCGCTGGTGTCGGAAACCAACTTCCGCCGCGCCATGGAGAACTCCATGCTCACCGGCATGCGGGCGCTCGACATGCAGGGCCGCATCACCTACGTCAATGCCGCGTTCTGCCAGATGACGGGCTGGAGCGAGGGCGAGCTGGTGGGCCGCACCCCGCCCTTCCCTTACTGGCCCGAGACCGACCGCGAATCGCTGGCCGAGCGCCTGACCAACGAGCTGAGCGGCAACACCACGGCCGGCGGCTTCCAGGTGCGGGTCAAGCGCAAGAACGGCTCGGTCTTCGACGCGCGCATGTACATGTCGCCGCTGATCGACGCCCGGGGCCACCAGACCGGCTGGATGACCTCGATGACCGACATCACCGAGCCCAACCGCATCCGCGAGCAGCTCTCCGCCTCCTACGAGCGCTTCACCACCGTGCTGGAGGCGCTCGACGCCTCGGTCTCGGTGGCGCCGCTGGGCAGCGAGGAGCTGCTGTTCGCCAACAAGCTGTACCGCCTGTGGTTCGGCTCGCAGACCGCGGGCCACCTGCAGCTGGTGGCGCAGGCCGGCGTGCCCACCCGCGCGCCGAGCGACGAGTCGCTGGACGACGTGGACTCCTTCGCCGGGCTGCCGACCGGCCCGCTGACGGCGGCGCAGAGCGAGAACGCCGAGATCTTCGTGCCCGAGCTCGGCAAGTGGCTCGAGGTGCGCTCGCGCTACCTCAACTGGGTGGACGGGCGCCTGGCGCAGATGGTGATCGCCACCGACATCACGCCGCGCCGCCATGCCGAGGAACAGTCCGCCGCGCAGGCCGAGCGTGCCCAGTCGGCCAGCCGCCTCATCACCATGGGCGAGATGGCGTCCAGCGTGGCGCACGAGCTCAACCAGCCGCTGACCGCCATCAGCAACTACTGCAATGGCATGGTCTCGCGCATCCGGGGCAAGCAGATCGCCGAGGACGACCTGCTGGCCGCGCTCGAAAAGACCGCCCGCCAGGCCCAGCGCGCGGGCCAGATCATCCAGCGCATCCGCTCCTTCGTGAAGCGCAGCGAACCCAACCGCACGCTGTCCAGCGTGGGCGACATCGTGGACGAGGCCGTGGAGCTGGCCGACATCGAGCTGCGCCGGCGCAACGTGCGCCTGTCCCACTACGTGGCCGCGCGCCTGCCCAGGCTGATGGTCGACCCGATCCTGATCGAGCAGGTGCTGGTCAACCTGCTCAAGAACGCGGCCGAGTCGATCGACAACGCCCAGCGGCCCGCGGCACGGCGCAGCGTGGAGCTGCGCGTCATCCCCAAGCACCTCGACGAACTGCCGGTGGTGGAGTTTTCCGTGCTCGATTC
This Variovorax terrae DNA region includes the following protein-coding sequences:
- a CDS encoding PAS domain S-box protein, producing the protein MPSPAPVPEPDTLVIRPLAWWRRWWRRQPPTRQDRVAMLAPLSAVLLFLAAIIAAFWYLRLEEVDREQEAVKRDVEYAQQRVRLRLLERQEQLMRIARDISNREIDPEDFMGRAESLVSQYPELQEVTWIDDRRRITASYSAPSVSSSQQRVAGDVLRMGDTEVIYSLARDMQQPVFSQPAANPDQPALLQLHIPLSDQGRFAGVVLGEYSIDGLLRYGVPTEVSSKYAVALLDGKGRLLAGNTVPATRNPATSLLPWGTQANEYEVPVSPVGNGLIIRAQAYRTSLGLIGNGLFWLVGALSVLTAWMLIGTWRHTRKRLQAQQALVSETNFRRAMENSMLTGMRALDMQGRITYVNAAFCQMTGWSEGELVGRTPPFPYWPETDRESLAERLTNELSGNTTAGGFQVRVKRKNGSVFDARMYMSPLIDARGHQTGWMTSMTDITEPNRIREQLSASYERFTTVLEALDASVSVAPLGSEELLFANKLYRLWFGSQTAGHLQLVAQAGVPTRAPSDESLDDVDSFAGLPTGPLTAAQSENAEIFVPELGKWLEVRSRYLNWVDGRLAQMVIATDITPRRHAEEQSAAQAERAQSASRLITMGEMASSVAHELNQPLTAISNYCNGMVSRIRGKQIAEDDLLAALEKTARQAQRAGQIIQRIRSFVKRSEPNRTLSSVGDIVDEAVELADIELRRRNVRLSHYVAARLPRLMVDPILIEQVLVNLLKNAAESIDNAQRPAARRSVELRVIPKHLDELPVVEFSVLDSGQGLAPEVMERLYEAFFSTKAEGMGIGLNLCRSIVESHQGRMHAENLYNGAEIAGCRFSFWIPVSDATDSVATRNAKVTA